A window of the Acidobacteriota bacterium genome harbors these coding sequences:
- a CDS encoding SpoIID/LytB domain-containing protein, with translation MCVFVVAVSFAACSSPPAESGFKLAAQPVQNLTETELDARLQKAATEALGDREGAVLAIDPQTGRLRAVVNPRLAFEQAFPPGSAIKPFTALAALRAGLLEVQTRRQCQTKYANENFEIVCSHPRSNAPFNLPQALAYSCNDYFAHIGERLSEGTFNATLGGFGFGQRTGVVANEAAGSLPRGEWHVQTALGDDDKFLVTPIQLMMAYAALVNGGHLYRPRQTTDTAFAPTEAARLNISAAHRAALIEGMRGAVKYGTAGKTELGKLTDFIFGKTGTSTASNGFRTQGWFVAFAADKPPTGLPAPEQVKLGVLVFLKRAHGAQGAEVAKTIFQWYGTKSISNRVKVDVQQGTMRAAFNLNSVASDGYPVATAPGSESAVSPQSIRVRSISENVTRELPLEEYLVGVLAAEASIETEPEALKAQAVISRTFALRNPGRHAREGFDFCSTTHCQRFTLPKPRQYAAARRAVAATRGEVLRDRNGAVIDAYFHAACGGVTANIETLWGVEAPVYLRGVRDDFCSAMPHRRWEQLISTADLLKALQSDERTDVGSQLKSVTVSKRDATGRAETITLEGEQRRILRGWDFKLIIGRILGWQMVKSSRFEVERRGDGFVFRGGGFGHGLGLCQEGAHVMAQRKMNYRQILSFYFPGTRLLRAQSAQLSKPIQFAAYHLPIQATLANAHFRISYGKGNDWRDVEAALRMLETARVDLLGRLKQASLQVNEAAPIEIIIHATMAEFISATDLSGWATGVTRGRRIELQPLALLKKRNVMTAALRHELAHSVIESLGNGRTPRWLAEGLCLHFAGEAATINRVQLKQRLSREELERRLNAGSSVVEIRQLYAIAFREVQSLIREKGEAYVWQLAAKPKGSLKA, from the coding sequence TTGTGCGTTTTTGTGGTTGCTGTTTCGTTTGCCGCTTGTTCGTCGCCGCCCGCGGAAAGCGGATTCAAGCTTGCAGCGCAGCCGGTCCAAAACCTCACCGAAACTGAACTTGATGCCCGATTACAGAAAGCGGCTACCGAAGCCTTAGGCGACCGCGAAGGCGCGGTACTGGCCATTGATCCGCAAACCGGACGATTGCGCGCTGTGGTCAATCCTCGGCTGGCGTTTGAGCAAGCGTTTCCACCGGGTTCGGCGATCAAACCGTTCACGGCGCTCGCGGCGTTGCGCGCGGGCTTGTTGGAAGTGCAAACGCGGCGGCAATGCCAGACCAAATACGCCAACGAAAATTTCGAAATCGTTTGTTCTCACCCACGCAGCAACGCGCCGTTCAATTTGCCGCAGGCGCTGGCGTATTCCTGCAACGATTACTTCGCGCACATTGGCGAACGGCTGAGCGAAGGAACCTTCAATGCGACGCTCGGCGGATTCGGTTTCGGCCAGCGAACGGGCGTTGTCGCGAACGAAGCGGCGGGCAGTTTGCCGCGCGGCGAATGGCATGTGCAGACGGCGCTCGGCGACGACGACAAATTTCTGGTGACGCCGATTCAATTAATGATGGCGTATGCGGCGCTGGTTAACGGCGGGCATCTGTATCGCCCTCGGCAAACGACGGACACGGCTTTCGCGCCCACGGAAGCGGCGCGTTTGAACATTTCGGCTGCTCATCGAGCGGCATTGATCGAAGGCATGCGCGGCGCAGTAAAGTACGGCACGGCTGGCAAAACGGAGCTTGGCAAGTTGACCGATTTCATTTTTGGCAAGACGGGAACGTCCACTGCCAGCAACGGCTTTCGCACGCAAGGCTGGTTTGTCGCTTTTGCGGCGGACAAACCACCGACTGGCCTTCCCGCGCCGGAGCAAGTGAAATTGGGCGTGCTGGTGTTTCTGAAACGCGCGCACGGGGCACAAGGCGCCGAAGTCGCGAAAACAATCTTTCAATGGTACGGAACCAAGAGCATTAGCAACCGGGTCAAAGTGGATGTGCAACAGGGAACAATGCGCGCAGCGTTTAATTTGAACAGTGTTGCTTCAGACGGCTACCCGGTCGCTACCGCTCCCGGTTCCGAATCGGCGGTCAGCCCACAATCCATCAGAGTTCGTTCTATCAGTGAAAACGTCACGCGCGAATTGCCCTTGGAAGAATATCTGGTCGGCGTGTTGGCTGCAGAAGCCAGTATCGAAACCGAGCCGGAAGCATTGAAGGCCCAGGCTGTCATCAGTCGAACATTTGCATTGCGCAATCCCGGACGCCACGCGCGCGAAGGATTCGATTTTTGCAGCACGACGCATTGCCAGCGGTTCACCTTGCCGAAACCTCGCCAGTACGCCGCCGCTCGGCGAGCGGTGGCGGCAACGCGCGGAGAAGTTCTGCGCGACCGCAATGGCGCCGTAATTGACGCGTATTTCCACGCTGCTTGCGGAGGCGTGACAGCGAACATTGAAACGCTGTGGGGCGTTGAAGCTCCTGTTTACCTGCGAGGCGTGCGCGACGATTTTTGCTCCGCGATGCCGCATCGCCGATGGGAGCAGTTGATTTCCACCGCCGATCTCCTCAAAGCCTTGCAAAGCGACGAGCGAACCGACGTCGGATCACAGTTGAAATCCGTTACGGTCAGCAAGCGCGACGCTACGGGCCGCGCTGAAACCATCACGCTGGAAGGCGAGCAGCGGCGGATTTTGCGCGGCTGGGATTTCAAGCTCATTATTGGCCGAATCCTGGGCTGGCAAATGGTCAAAAGCTCGCGCTTCGAGGTCGAACGGCGCGGCGACGGCTTTGTCTTTCGCGGCGGCGGATTCGGCCACGGGCTGGGATTGTGCCAGGAAGGCGCTCATGTCATGGCGCAGCGCAAGATGAATTACCGTCAAATTTTGAGTTTCTACTTTCCTGGAACGCGGCTACTCCGCGCGCAATCGGCCCAATTGAGCAAGCCGATACAATTCGCCGCGTACCATTTGCCAATTCAAGCGACGCTGGCGAATGCACATTTCCGCATCAGTTATGGTAAAGGCAATGATTGGCGTGATGTTGAAGCTGCGTTGCGGATGCTGGAAACGGCCAGAGTTGATTTGCTTGGCCGATTGAAACAAGCTTCATTACAAGTCAATGAGGCTGCGCCGATTGAAATCATCATTCACGCAACAATGGCGGAATTCATTTCGGCGACAGATTTATCGGGCTGGGCGACTGGCGTGACACGTGGACGACGAATTGAATTACAGCCGTTGGCTTTGCTGAAAAAACGCAATGTGATGACTGCGGCGCTACGGCATGAACTGGCGCATTCCGTGATTGAATCGCTCGGCAATGGTCGAACGCCGCGCTGGTTGGCCGAAGGGCTTTGTCTTCATTTTGCCGGGGAAGCGGCGACGATAAATCGGGTTCAACTCAAACAGCGGCTTTCGCGAGAAGAACTTGAACGGCGATTGAATGCCGGAAGCTCCGTTGTTGAAATCCGCCAGCTTTACGCGATTGCGTTTCGCGAAGTTCAATCGCTCATACGCGAAAAGGGCGAA
- a CDS encoding DUF1175 family protein, with protein sequence MQKTFSRMLAALALAGVVAVTEGCGKTSQAVAEKRNPSRTVSPAVWSDNDEDGIPDAAELHSVDDRQNFRRWFASIAEMQFYRLSPLWTEEQRDCAGLVRFAWREALKKHDRIWFQGMGEGYEAVAPDVKAISLEKNPLGEKLFRTDFGAFAEGDLPAKFSEFADARTLKNYNVEFITRDRRQLSQVQPGDLLFFHQPWMQKFPYHVMIFLGEARQANEGANDWVVYHTGSSADDKGEMKKVRLSVLDHHPNPRWRPVERNQNFLGFFRLKILN encoded by the coding sequence ATGCAAAAAACTTTTTCACGAATGTTGGCTGCTTTGGCTCTGGCCGGAGTTGTGGCTGTGACTGAAGGATGCGGTAAAACTTCTCAAGCCGTGGCTGAAAAACGCAATCCGTCGCGCACGGTTTCGCCTGCGGTGTGGAGCGACAATGACGAAGATGGAATTCCGGATGCGGCGGAATTGCACTCGGTTGATGACCGGCAAAATTTTCGCCGCTGGTTCGCTTCAATCGCCGAAATGCAGTTTTATCGGCTGAGTCCGCTTTGGACGGAAGAGCAGCGCGATTGTGCTGGGCTGGTTCGTTTTGCCTGGCGTGAAGCGTTGAAAAAGCATGACCGCATTTGGTTTCAGGGAATGGGCGAAGGATACGAAGCCGTCGCGCCGGACGTAAAAGCCATTTCGCTGGAAAAAAATCCGCTCGGCGAAAAGCTGTTTCGGACGGATTTTGGCGCATTTGCCGAAGGCGATTTGCCCGCGAAGTTTTCAGAATTTGCCGACGCCAGGACTTTGAAAAATTACAACGTCGAATTCATCACGCGCGACCGGCGACAACTCAGTCAAGTGCAACCAGGCGATTTGCTGTTTTTTCATCAACCTTGGATGCAGAAATTTCCTTACCACGTGATGATCTTTCTGGGCGAAGCGCGCCAGGCCAACGAAGGCGCAAACGATTGGGTGGTGTATCACACAGGCTCTTCCGCCGACGACAAAGGCGAAATGAAAAAAGTCCGGCTTTCGGTTTTGGATCACCATCCGAATCCGCGCTGGCGACCGGTTGAACGCAATCAAAACTTTCTGGGCTTTTTCCGGCTCAAGATTTTGAATTGA
- a CDS encoding HAMP domain-containing histidine kinase, which yields MQPMRFGSHRKKSVIFFTVFGICLIVLAVALNVGWIVFHWRQVALLIFGVIFFILIIAGLTLNTIFLVREVRRNEQHDSFINAVTHELKTPIASIRLYLQTLQTRDVDEAKRKEFYEIMLADSDRLLHTVEQVLRAGRAGDRRRHVQVSLMDFGELARECIELARKQNHLDDTALRFSESLANNRRPIVKGDADELRAAISNLIDNAIKYSDKEINISVEVTDVDTRSVAIRVTDNGAGIPRGYLDQVFKRFYRIPRRASVKVKGTGLGLFIVRSVVSKHGGKTFAESAGEGLGSTFTIQLPRAN from the coding sequence ATGCAGCCGATGCGTTTTGGAAGTCACCGAAAAAAATCCGTCATCTTTTTCACCGTGTTCGGCATTTGCTTGATCGTGCTGGCGGTAGCGCTGAATGTGGGCTGGATTGTCTTTCACTGGCGACAGGTCGCGCTGCTGATTTTTGGCGTCATTTTTTTCATTCTGATCATTGCCGGATTGACCCTGAACACAATCTTTCTGGTGCGCGAAGTTCGCCGCAATGAACAACACGATAGCTTCATCAATGCTGTCACACACGAATTGAAAACTCCGATTGCTTCCATTCGGTTGTACTTGCAAACGCTGCAAACCCGTGACGTGGATGAAGCCAAGCGCAAGGAGTTTTATGAAATCATGCTGGCCGACAGTGACCGATTGTTGCACACCGTCGAACAAGTATTGCGAGCAGGCCGCGCAGGCGACCGTCGCCGCCACGTTCAAGTTTCGCTGATGGATTTTGGTGAATTGGCGCGCGAATGTATCGAGTTGGCGCGCAAACAAAATCATTTGGATGATACGGCTTTGCGATTTAGCGAATCATTGGCCAACAATCGGCGTCCCATCGTCAAAGGAGATGCGGACGAATTGCGCGCCGCAATCTCCAACTTGATAGACAACGCCATCAAATACTCCGACAAGGAAATCAACATTTCCGTTGAAGTTACCGACGTAGACACTCGTTCCGTCGCCATTCGTGTCACGGACAACGGTGCAGGCATCCCGCGCGGCTATCTGGATCAGGTCTTCAAACGATTTTACCGCATCCCGCGCCGCGCCAGCGTCAAAGTCAAAGGCACGGGCCTGGGTTTGTTCATTGTCCGTTCCGTCGTCAGCAAACACGGCGGCAAAACCTTCGCCGAAAGCGCAGGCGAAGGGCTGGGCAGCACCTTCACCATTCAATTGCCCCGCGCCAATTGA
- a CDS encoding response regulator transcription factor: MSLVLIVEDEQHLADGLRFNLEAEGYEVEIAGDGETALDLLIGHPKRFDAVVLDVMLPAKDGFEVATELRQAGQFVPVLMLTARSRPEDVLKGFEAGADDYLPKPFELPILLARLKGLLRRKEWFHLALEQPAINDVFRFSGKMIDFAELELRVGPRVEKLTLMEADLLRYLIRHEGRTVSRRNILEDVWNLHEDTDTRAIDNFIARLRKLIEDEPSNPRHLLTVRGVGYRFAANPDGETEERKN, encoded by the coding sequence ATGAGCCTAGTTCTGATTGTCGAAGATGAACAACATTTGGCCGATGGATTGCGCTTCAATCTGGAAGCGGAAGGCTACGAGGTTGAAATTGCCGGTGACGGCGAAACCGCGCTGGATTTACTGATCGGCCATCCCAAACGATTCGATGCCGTCGTGCTGGACGTGATGCTACCCGCCAAAGACGGTTTTGAAGTCGCCACAGAATTGCGCCAGGCCGGACAGTTCGTCCCCGTGTTGATGCTGACCGCGCGCAGCCGTCCGGAAGATGTGCTCAAGGGTTTTGAAGCCGGAGCCGATGATTACTTGCCCAAACCTTTTGAATTGCCGATCCTGCTTGCACGCCTGAAAGGATTGTTGCGGCGAAAGGAATGGTTTCACTTGGCGCTGGAACAACCCGCCATCAACGACGTGTTCCGCTTCTCTGGAAAGATGATTGATTTTGCCGAACTGGAATTGCGCGTCGGCCCACGCGTTGAAAAGCTGACCCTGATGGAAGCTGACCTGTTGCGCTATCTGATTCGCCATGAAGGCAGGACCGTTTCGCGGCGGAATATCCTGGAAGATGTTTGGAACTTGCACGAAGACACGGACACGCGCGCCATTGATAATTTCATTGCCCGCTTGAGAAAACTGATTGAAGACGAACCGTCAAATCCGCGCCACTTGCTGACTGTGCGCGGCGTGGGATATAGATTTGCGGCCAATCCTGATGGCGAAACTGAAGAGCGGAAAAATTAA
- a CDS encoding sigma-54-dependent Fis family transcriptional regulator, which produces MVTQAVEKANGSVKLTPRPALSLVGAPQTLSLDQYECFVGMSTNVADLKQFISVQVAQHDTGKVTLIVGERGLRQEQIARVLHQASANRSQPFLSLNAHSLDSEALHSLLFDSHGMIETCQNGTIFINELTRLPALLQQRFAAFIEEQRWRGHSGKKGGPRLIFATECKPSELNAENRIGYGLVELLKSSGFTIKPLRERSEDIPYLVKHLLQKIVKRLGKGQHEITHGAMKMLADYSWEGNIDELEAALESAVNGTKPLQIDESLLPSRVRFAALKAIPPNGIDLPQIVDDFERNLIETALRQTNNNQTKAAALLGLRVQTLNMKLKRFKEDEVTEH; this is translated from the coding sequence ATGGTTACTCAAGCTGTAGAGAAAGCGAATGGTTCTGTGAAATTAACGCCACGTCCAGCTTTGTCGCTGGTTGGAGCGCCGCAAACGCTCTCATTGGATCAGTATGAATGTTTCGTCGGAATGAGTACGAATGTGGCCGACCTGAAACAGTTCATCAGCGTCCAAGTCGCTCAGCACGATACTGGCAAAGTGACTTTGATCGTCGGCGAGCGCGGGCTAAGGCAGGAACAAATCGCACGAGTACTCCACCAGGCCAGCGCCAACCGGTCGCAGCCTTTTTTGTCGCTCAATGCCCACAGTCTGGATAGTGAAGCCCTGCATTCCTTGCTGTTTGATTCTCACGGTATGATCGAAACCTGCCAGAACGGCACCATTTTTATTAACGAACTGACTCGATTGCCTGCCTTGTTGCAGCAGCGTTTTGCCGCTTTTATCGAGGAGCAACGATGGCGAGGTCATTCCGGGAAAAAAGGCGGGCCACGTCTGATCTTTGCTACGGAATGCAAACCCAGCGAATTGAATGCTGAAAATCGGATTGGTTACGGGTTGGTCGAATTGCTGAAATCTTCCGGCTTCACGATCAAACCCTTGCGCGAACGCAGCGAAGACATTCCATATCTGGTCAAACATCTGCTCCAGAAAATCGTCAAACGGCTGGGCAAAGGCCAGCATGAAATCACGCATGGCGCGATGAAAATGCTGGCGGATTATTCCTGGGAAGGAAACATTGACGAACTGGAGGCCGCGTTGGAGAGCGCCGTCAACGGCACAAAACCCCTACAAATTGACGAATCTTTGTTGCCTTCGCGCGTGCGCTTTGCCGCGCTCAAGGCAATTCCGCCAAACGGAATTGACCTGCCGCAGATTGTGGACGATTTCGAGCGCAATCTGATTGAAACCGCTTTGCGACAGACAAATAACAATCAGACCAAAGCGGCTGCATTGTTAGGTCTTCGCGTCCAAACCCTGAACATGAAGCTGAAGCGCTTCAAGGAAGATGAAGTAACAGAACACTAA
- a CDS encoding DUF4097 family beta strand repeat protein has product MTIRWGMKIWWLVLALAVWWQVVGAQTTGSQDKEFHQTYDLAANGTVGIYNTSGVIRVSSWNENRVKVDAIKRGRNEADFARVQIEATTRPERVEIRVVYPNGFNWRGGGVTVDFDVKVPRSAAISPATSTSGDILVNGPVERVTARATSGNVSAQDVTDIASLNSTSGDIHATRIGGEVRANATSGTVIVNEANSRVFAQASSGSVRVTQARDDVTATVNSGDIRLEKVGGRAIVRSNSGGVVIDDVGGDVQATSFTEDITVANVRGRAVVNAISGNVILRGIAEGLKATAVSGSVNISDSKGRIEANTTSDNIILANLDSSEIVAKTTSGIVQFTGKLHQDGHYEFESFSGEVVLVLPPDSNFTLSAKTHSGSVNTEFPLQLTRTIGGSLMTGTVGKGGADVRASSFSGSVRIKKATR; this is encoded by the coding sequence ATGACGATTCGATGGGGGATGAAAATTTGGTGGTTGGTCCTGGCTTTGGCTGTATGGTGGCAAGTTGTCGGCGCGCAGACGACCGGAAGCCAGGACAAAGAATTTCACCAAACATACGATTTGGCTGCCAACGGCACGGTGGGCATTTACAACACCAGCGGTGTGATTCGCGTTTCCAGTTGGAATGAAAACCGCGTCAAAGTGGACGCCATCAAACGCGGGCGCAATGAAGCCGATTTTGCGAGAGTGCAAATCGAGGCGACGACCAGACCGGAACGGGTCGAAATTCGCGTTGTGTATCCGAACGGTTTCAATTGGCGAGGCGGCGGCGTGACAGTGGATTTCGATGTGAAAGTTCCGCGCTCTGCGGCCATCAGCCCTGCGACTTCCACCAGCGGCGACATTCTTGTGAACGGCCCGGTGGAACGGGTGACGGCTCGCGCAACCAGCGGCAATGTTTCGGCTCAGGACGTGACGGACATTGCAAGTCTGAATTCGACCAGTGGAGATATTCACGCAACGCGAATTGGCGGCGAAGTCCGCGCAAATGCGACCAGCGGAACTGTCATCGTCAATGAAGCGAACTCACGTGTGTTTGCTCAGGCGAGCAGCGGGTCGGTTCGCGTAACTCAGGCGCGCGACGATGTGACGGCAACCGTCAACAGTGGCGACATCAGACTTGAAAAGGTCGGCGGGCGGGCAATTGTTCGCTCAAATAGTGGCGGAGTGGTGATTGACGATGTTGGCGGCGATGTTCAGGCGACAAGCTTTACTGAAGACATCACTGTGGCCAACGTGCGCGGGCGCGCAGTTGTCAATGCGATCAGCGGCAATGTCATCCTGCGCGGCATCGCCGAAGGCTTGAAGGCGACAGCGGTGAGCGGATCCGTGAATATCAGTGATTCAAAAGGTCGCATCGAAGCCAATACCACCAGCGATAACATCATTCTGGCCAATTTGGATAGCAGTGAAATTGTCGCCAAAACGACGTCTGGCATTGTCCAGTTTACAGGCAAGCTGCATCAGGACGGCCATTACGAATTTGAAAGCTTCAGTGGGGAAGTCGTGCTGGTTTTGCCGCCCGACAGCAATTTCACGCTTTCGGCAAAAACTCACAGCGGATCAGTGAACACAGAGTTTCCGTTGCAACTGACCAGAACCATTGGCGGCAGCCTGATGACGGGCACGGTTGGCAAAGGCGGCGCGGATGTTCGCGCTTCCAGTTTCAGCGGCAGCGTGCGGATCAAGAAAGCCACGCGCTAA
- a CDS encoding zf-HC2 domain-containing protein → MNCERCQIELEDFLYGELTERLAAEVRQHLADCLDCAAERDRLESENALFAEFYEQTAIDPLSESWEAIRAQIAVEPVRVSFGLKSPWWQRMVAWLLAPTLARQAALAVLLIAVSVGATMWWMRRGSGENQIAKVTPSPRVTPQNAEPNPKSTEPTPATTNELANAEPVKSKPQSKREPVPTRQLNDTELLAQQLVRAEREYQSAIKLLDRAVAKRRGEIDPDAFKKYESSLALIDSSIAQSKRALKEFPNDVAAGQFLLAAYARKVELMQEVAMQ, encoded by the coding sequence ATGAATTGCGAACGATGCCAAATTGAATTGGAAGATTTTCTGTACGGCGAACTGACCGAACGGCTGGCCGCCGAAGTGCGCCAGCATCTGGCAGATTGTTTGGATTGCGCCGCCGAACGTGACCGGCTGGAAAGCGAAAATGCTTTGTTTGCCGAGTTTTACGAGCAAACGGCGATTGATCCGTTGTCGGAAAGCTGGGAAGCGATTCGAGCACAAATTGCGGTGGAACCTGTTCGAGTAAGTTTCGGACTGAAATCGCCTTGGTGGCAAAGGATGGTCGCTTGGTTGCTGGCTCCGACCTTGGCGCGTCAGGCGGCGCTGGCTGTGTTGCTGATTGCTGTTTCGGTCGGAGCGACGATGTGGTGGATGCGGCGCGGCAGCGGCGAAAATCAAATAGCAAAAGTCACGCCTTCGCCGAGGGTGACTCCGCAAAATGCCGAGCCGAACCCGAAAAGTACCGAACCCACTCCGGCTACGACTAACGAACTGGCAAATGCTGAGCCGGTGAAATCGAAACCGCAATCGAAGCGCGAACCGGTTCCAACACGCCAATTGAATGACACCGAATTGTTGGCGCAGCAGTTGGTGCGCGCCGAGCGCGAATACCAATCGGCGATCAAGTTGCTGGATCGAGCGGTCGCCAAGCGCCGCGGCGAAATTGACCCGGACGCATTCAAAAAGTATGAAAGCAGTCTGGCGCTGATTGACAGTTCGATTGCGCAAAGCAAACGCGCGTTGAAAGAGTTTCCGAACGATGTGGCTGCCGGGCAGTTTTTGCTGGCGGCGTATGCCAGAAAAGTGGAGTTGATGCAGGAAGTGGCAATGCAGTGA
- a CDS encoding sigma-70 family RNA polymerase sigma factor: protein MAFSEISPGVVERAKCGDEEAFHLIFNRYGRPVLSFINHHVQNRELSEELAQETFVRAYRNLGGLRDELRLSTWLFGIARNVVRESVRQSRKDDRKVGLDEPESLKLESGFVLPEGSMLDRELTDTIHRALAELDDDKRIVFSLKIFHEKSYEEISSITGHSIGKLKTDLHRARAEMRKRLEPYLAV, encoded by the coding sequence ATGGCGTTTTCGGAAATATCCCCGGGCGTGGTGGAGCGCGCGAAGTGCGGCGACGAAGAAGCTTTTCATCTGATTTTCAATCGTTATGGCCGACCGGTTCTCAGCTTCATCAACCATCACGTTCAGAATAGAGAATTGTCGGAGGAACTTGCCCAAGAGACTTTCGTCCGCGCCTATCGGAATTTGGGCGGGTTGCGGGATGAATTGCGGCTTTCGACCTGGCTCTTCGGCATTGCGCGAAACGTGGTGCGGGAATCGGTCAGGCAATCAAGGAAAGATGATCGAAAGGTCGGGCTGGACGAACCGGAAAGTTTGAAGCTGGAGTCAGGATTTGTTTTGCCGGAAGGAAGCATGTTGGATAGGGAATTGACGGACACGATTCACAGGGCGCTGGCGGAATTGGACGACGATAAGCGAATCGTTTTCAGTCTGAAGATTTTTCACGAAAAGAGCTACGAGGAGATCAGTTCCATCACGGGCCACTCAATTGGCAAGCTGAAAACCGATCTTCACAGGGCGCGCGCTGAGATGCGAAAACGGCTTGAACCCTATTTGGCAGTTTGA
- a CDS encoding GDP-mannose 4,6-dehydratase, producing the protein MSKKRFLVTGGAGFIGSHLVDRLLAQNPARVTVVDNFDEFYDQHTKRSNIENHLRHPAYRLIETDIRNFNALRQVFSEEHFDVIIHLAAKAGVRPSVADPRGYEEVNIAGTVNLLELAHKNGIKKFVFGSSSSVYGPAATPPFKEDAPLAPISPYAATKAAGELIAHTYSYLHGMNITCLRFFTVYGPRQRPDLAIHKFARLISSKRPIPVYGDGLAERDFTYIDDILQGVLAAIDYLATPFEIINLGESATVTVNQMIELLEAALGQKAVIDRQPAQPGDMPRTHADISKAARLLGYKPTTPVEVGLKKFAEWFKRGVKG; encoded by the coding sequence ATGAGTAAGAAACGTTTTTTGGTTACGGGCGGCGCGGGCTTCATCGGCTCGCATCTGGTTGACCGCTTGCTCGCTCAGAATCCCGCCAGAGTCACCGTCGTGGATAATTTTGACGAATTTTATGATCAACATACGAAACGCTCGAACATAGAAAATCATCTACGCCATCCTGCTTACCGACTCATCGAAACCGACATACGAAATTTCAACGCGCTTCGGCAGGTTTTTTCTGAAGAACATTTTGACGTCATTATTCATTTGGCCGCCAAGGCGGGCGTTCGCCCCTCAGTGGCTGATCCGCGCGGGTACGAAGAAGTGAACATCGCAGGAACCGTCAACCTGCTGGAACTGGCGCACAAAAATGGCATTAAAAAATTCGTTTTCGGCTCCTCAAGTTCGGTGTACGGCCCTGCGGCCACGCCGCCCTTCAAGGAAGATGCGCCGCTTGCGCCAATTTCACCTTACGCCGCAACCAAAGCCGCAGGCGAACTGATCGCGCACACTTATAGTTATCTGCACGGAATGAACATCACCTGTCTGCGCTTTTTCACGGTGTATGGCCCTCGGCAGCGACCGGATCTGGCCATTCACAAATTTGCGCGGCTCATTTCCAGCAAACGCCCGATCCCGGTTTATGGCGATGGTTTGGCCGAACGCGATTTCACTTACATTGACGACATTCTGCAAGGCGTGCTGGCCGCGATTGACTATTTGGCTACGCCGTTTGAGATCATCAACCTGGGCGAATCGGCAACCGTTACCGTCAATCAGATGATCGAATTGCTGGAAGCTGCGCTGGGCCAGAAAGCCGTCATTGATCGCCAACCGGCGCAACCCGGGGATATGCCGCGCACGCATGCAGACATCAGCAAAGCGGCTCGCTTATTGGGCTACAAGCCAACTACGCCGGTCGAAGTTGGGCTGAAGAAGTTCGCGGAATGGTTCAAACGCGGCGTGAAGGGCTAA